A single region of the Dromaius novaehollandiae isolate bDroNov1 chromosome 27, bDroNov1.hap1, whole genome shotgun sequence genome encodes:
- the SNRPC gene encoding U1 small nuclear ribonucleoprotein C, with protein sequence MPKFYCDYCDTYLTHDSPSVRKTHCSGRKHKENVKDYYQKWMEEQAQSLIDKTTAAFQQGKIPPTPFSAPPPGGAMIPPPPSIPGPPRPGMMPAPHMGGPPMMPMMGPPPPGMMPVGPAPGMRPPMGGHMPMMPGPPMMRPPSRPMMVPTRPGMTRPDR encoded by the exons ATGCCCAA GTTTTATTGCGATTACTGTGACACATACCTCACCCACGACTCG CCCTCTGTGAGAAAAACCCACTGCAGTggcagaaaacacaaagagaatGTGAAAGACTACTATCAAAAATGGATGGAGGAACAAGCTCAGAGCCTGATTGACAAAACAA CGGCTGCATTTCAGCAAGGGAAAATCCCACCTACGCCGTTCTCAGCACCACCTCCTGGAGGAGCCATGATTCCACCTCCTCCCAGCATCC CTGGCCCCCCACGACCCGGTATGATGCCAGCCCCTCACATGGGTGGACCTCCAATGATGCCAATGATGGGCCCACCCCCACCAGGAATGATGCCAGTTGGGCCCG CTCCAGGGATGAGGCCACCCATGGGAGGACACATGCCAATGATGCCAGGGCCTCCAATGATGAGACCACCATCCAGGCCAATGATGGTGCCAACCAGGCCAGGAATGACCCGTCCAGACAGATAA